A portion of the Hyphomicrobiaceae bacterium genome contains these proteins:
- a CDS encoding DUF4365 domain-containing protein, producing MGKRITDSQILGELGETAVKKLVLEMKFIYEHRGRLEAGTDGFIELRDPITGAPLGKVLGVQVKSTERGQYIREDDKGFEYLLKPDDLAYWRETNYPVIIVLWRQFDGSAYWKDVTDGVKGEERRLYFDKAADVFDPRCADLLGALTIDRRTQGVYLPPLNLGEQAIINLLRIKLPDEIFVATSPFGSIRDAAPELEKHDDTRFDWVIRKRRFISFFDPRNCCTRAIVDLDQVEAVDTELIALSDDSDDITDIIDLLRRTTARQTSAELNYLRKERLFYFRATGENRSRSYKYAANVKEPSAKVVSYYPNKKGLKHPGYVRHHAATFRFERLADEWFVVTDPTFYFTRNGYQPHPYPEALLAGKKRLEKNAAIRGQVMMWQHLLVTSSEARPGLFDTDLTEPLLSFERLPLLELSRAVPEDTWTRTDPRAADMQVDLFAEGLAT from the coding sequence ATGGGCAAGCGAATCACAGACAGCCAGATTCTGGGAGAACTTGGCGAGACCGCGGTAAAAAAGCTCGTCCTGGAGATGAAGTTCATCTACGAGCACCGTGGCCGGCTCGAGGCGGGCACCGATGGCTTCATAGAGCTGCGAGATCCGATCACGGGCGCCCCGCTCGGCAAGGTCCTTGGCGTCCAGGTCAAGTCCACCGAACGCGGCCAGTACATCCGCGAGGACGACAAAGGCTTTGAGTATCTTCTTAAGCCCGACGACCTCGCTTACTGGCGCGAAACCAATTACCCTGTGATCATTGTTCTCTGGCGCCAGTTCGATGGGTCTGCGTACTGGAAAGATGTCACCGACGGCGTCAAAGGCGAAGAGCGCCGCCTGTACTTCGACAAGGCTGCAGACGTATTCGATCCCCGCTGCGCAGACCTGCTTGGCGCGCTCACGATCGACCGTCGCACCCAAGGCGTCTACCTGCCGCCTCTCAATCTTGGCGAGCAGGCCATCATCAATCTCCTGCGGATCAAGCTCCCGGACGAGATCTTTGTTGCCACCTCGCCTTTCGGTAGCATCCGTGACGCCGCTCCCGAACTTGAGAAGCATGACGACACGCGCTTTGATTGGGTCATCCGCAAGCGGCGCTTTATCTCGTTCTTTGATCCACGAAACTGCTGCACACGCGCTATTGTCGATCTCGACCAAGTCGAGGCTGTCGACACCGAGCTGATAGCCCTAAGCGACGATTCGGACGACATCACCGACATCATCGATCTACTGCGCCGCACGACCGCCCGGCAGACATCTGCCGAACTCAACTATTTGCGCAAGGAACGCCTGTTCTATTTCCGCGCGACAGGTGAAAACAGATCTCGGAGCTACAAGTATGCGGCCAACGTCAAGGAGCCCTCCGCCAAGGTGGTGAGCTATTACCCGAACAAGAAGGGTCTCAAACATCCAGGGTATGTCCGGCACCACGCAGCCACGTTCCGCTTCGAACGGCTTGCCGATGAGTGGTTCGTCGTAACCGATCCCACCTTCTATTTCACAAGAAACGGATATCAGCCGCACCCGTACCCCGAAGCGCTCCTTGCAGGCAAGAAGCGGCTTGAAAAGAATGCTGCCATTCGCGGCCAGGTGATGATGTGGCAGCACCTCCTGGTGACGAGCTCCGAAGCCCGGCCGGGATTGTTTGACACAGACTTAACCGAGCCGCTGCTCAGCTTTGAGCGTCTTCCGCTGCTTGAGCTTTCGCGCGCCGTCCCGGAAGACACCTGGACGCGTACGGATCCGCGCGCCGCAGACATGCAGGTTGATCTCTTCGCCGAAGGGCTCGCCACATGA
- a CDS encoding AAA family ATPase encodes MHLSRIIIENFRNFSELDVALGGNIVVVGENRVGKSNLLYALRLIFDATLPDSARQLKMSDFWDGLGTPGSDDKIIVSVEIEDFEDDLDTLALLTDYRLNDDPDTVRLTYEFRPRAELEDDPTTDEDYEFVCYGGEDEAKRFGFDLRRRMAIDVLSALRDAEGDLATWRRSPLRPLIENAFKGVDQAKLKSISKEIESASKKIVEFDEVKALQESIAELLAKMGGARQDVKPRLGFAPTDPMRLYRNIQFLIDEGRRGIQDASLGSANIVFLGLKALELKRLLEENKRDHTFLAIEEPEAHLHPHLQRSVYRHLFESIGDDADEDAALSVFMTTHSPHIASVAPLQSIVLLKETNDNGTLGRSVASIDLAGGEVEDLARYIDVTRAEMLFARGVLLVEGDAERFLVPAFAQTLGKSLDDFGITVCSVGGTNFAPYVKLLTGLRIPFAVLTDWDPRGEEKLPLGFNRTLGLVSVIEETKTGKTPTKLLKELKDLGDYNKFCEQCEKYGIFSNLHTLEIDLFEKDFVPLIIEGLREGEFGDERKALIDEWEGDPEKLDQGKYLAMIESIGKGRFAQSLVARMGDLKPPSYIRKAINFVTDRV; translated from the coding sequence GTGCATCTTTCCAGAATCATTATCGAGAATTTCAGGAATTTTTCTGAGCTGGATGTAGCCCTTGGGGGCAACATCGTCGTCGTCGGCGAGAACCGCGTCGGCAAAAGCAATTTGCTTTACGCGTTGAGGCTCATTTTCGATGCCACGCTCCCGGACAGCGCGCGCCAGCTCAAGATGTCTGACTTCTGGGACGGACTGGGCACACCCGGTAGCGACGACAAGATCATCGTTTCCGTCGAGATTGAAGATTTTGAGGACGATCTCGACACGCTGGCACTGCTTACAGACTACCGCCTCAACGATGACCCAGATACCGTCAGACTGACTTACGAATTCCGTCCCCGCGCCGAGTTGGAGGACGATCCCACAACAGATGAGGACTATGAGTTCGTCTGCTATGGCGGTGAAGATGAAGCGAAGCGCTTCGGATTTGACTTACGGCGTCGGATGGCGATTGACGTCCTATCGGCCTTACGCGATGCCGAAGGTGATCTCGCGACGTGGAGACGCTCACCGCTCCGGCCATTGATCGAGAACGCTTTCAAGGGCGTGGATCAAGCCAAGCTGAAATCGATCAGCAAAGAGATCGAGTCGGCGAGCAAGAAGATTGTCGAATTTGATGAGGTTAAAGCTCTTCAAGAGAGCATCGCGGAGCTGCTGGCCAAAATGGGAGGTGCTCGGCAAGACGTGAAACCGCGTCTCGGCTTCGCGCCGACCGATCCTATGCGACTGTACAGGAACATTCAGTTCCTGATCGATGAGGGAAGACGCGGGATACAGGATGCAAGCCTCGGCTCGGCAAATATCGTCTTTCTGGGCCTGAAGGCGCTAGAGCTGAAGCGACTGCTTGAAGAGAACAAGCGGGACCATACGTTCCTGGCGATAGAGGAGCCGGAGGCTCACCTTCATCCTCACCTGCAAAGATCAGTCTACCGGCATCTGTTTGAGAGCATCGGCGATGATGCTGATGAGGACGCTGCCCTGTCGGTCTTCATGACGACGCATTCCCCGCACATCGCGAGCGTCGCTCCGCTTCAGTCGATCGTCCTGCTCAAGGAGACGAATGATAACGGCACTCTTGGTCGATCTGTGGCCTCGATTGATCTCGCCGGCGGCGAGGTCGAGGACCTTGCACGATACATCGACGTGACGCGGGCCGAGATGCTGTTTGCGAGGGGCGTGCTTCTTGTTGAAGGGGATGCCGAGCGTTTCCTTGTGCCGGCATTCGCCCAGACGTTGGGGAAGTCTCTGGATGATTTCGGAATTACGGTTTGCTCAGTCGGAGGCACGAATTTCGCACCCTATGTCAAGCTGCTTACCGGCCTGCGCATCCCGTTTGCGGTGCTAACCGATTGGGATCCGAGAGGAGAAGAAAAGCTTCCACTGGGCTTCAACCGCACGCTCGGGTTGGTATCGGTTATTGAAGAAACAAAGACAGGGAAGACGCCAACAAAGCTGCTCAAAGAACTCAAAGATCTTGGCGACTACAACAAGTTCTGTGAGCAATGCGAAAAGTACGGAATATTCTCGAACCTGCACACACTGGAGATTGATCTGTTTGAAAAGGATTTTGTCCCCCTGATTATTGAAGGCTTACGAGAGGGTGAGTTCGGAGACGAGCGCAAGGCGTTGATTGACGAGTGGGAGGGAGACCCAGAAAAGCTAGATCAGGGCAAGTATCTCGCCATGATAGAGTCGATCGGCAAGGGTCGCTTCGCTCAAAGCCTCGTAGCCCGCATGGGTGACCTGAAGCCGCCTTCGTACATTCGGAAGGCCATCAACTTCGTGACCGATCGTGTCTGA
- a CDS encoding ATP-dependent helicase produces MSETALYLRAAEELRGNAEQWEAYNSEGHCAVLAGPGSGKTKTLTIKLARILAEDVEEPRGLACITYNNECARELETRLAALGVEPGPRVFIGTVHSFSLTQIVMPYAKSAALGLPDNFKVATQQDRRAALERAHRRVIGGPGNPQDWDSRMTRYRRSILNRQTEQWRNEDPELASLVEAFEAELRNVGLIDFDDMPLLAVRALRENDWLQRALLAKFPVLAVDEYQDLGAALHRMVLGLCFSTGMRLFAVGDVDQSIYGFTGAHPELLQQISERRDVQTVRLRFNYRCGARIVTASEYALGEERGYQAPEGAAQGTIFFHPRQGNYGQQADYLFATVFPQILDRHPEIKLGDIAILYPAAWIGDNIVASAQRYGFGTIRADTNALFPRSSKLMKWLEICAVWCCGGWRTGKPRFAQILNEGRRIFSEALLSEEDRLAFQRSLTSFLWVNRDDQQRLNTWLQGVVDSTVGQLLARCRTASEEAAVLSAFLQRTGRDGDASQMKLGEFAGDGEGSERINLSTLHSSKGREFKIVILFAMDDGRIPRQNAGPAEQREARRLFYVGFTRPKEELHIIYTAARPSLFVVEVERRIRDDL; encoded by the coding sequence GTGTCTGAAACTGCTTTATATTTGCGGGCTGCAGAAGAGCTGCGCGGAAACGCAGAGCAGTGGGAAGCCTACAATAGCGAGGGCCACTGCGCCGTGCTGGCGGGTCCAGGCAGTGGCAAGACCAAGACCTTGACGATCAAACTGGCACGCATACTGGCTGAAGATGTGGAAGAGCCGAGAGGGCTCGCTTGCATCACTTACAATAATGAGTGTGCGCGTGAGTTGGAAACGCGCCTAGCGGCATTGGGCGTCGAGCCGGGGCCGCGGGTTTTCATCGGCACGGTGCATTCGTTTTCTCTTACACAAATTGTAATGCCTTACGCCAAGTCGGCTGCGCTTGGCCTGCCAGACAACTTCAAGGTTGCTACACAGCAAGATCGGCGGGCAGCGCTTGAGCGGGCTCATCGGCGCGTCATTGGTGGGCCAGGAAATCCCCAGGATTGGGATTCTCGCATGACGCGATATCGGCGCTCCATTTTGAACAGGCAAACCGAACAATGGCGCAATGAAGATCCCGAGCTCGCCAGCTTGGTGGAAGCGTTCGAGGCAGAGCTTCGGAACGTAGGCCTCATCGATTTCGACGATATGCCCTTGCTGGCTGTGAGGGCGCTGCGCGAGAACGATTGGCTGCAGCGTGCGCTTCTTGCGAAATTCCCGGTCTTGGCCGTGGACGAATATCAGGATCTCGGGGCCGCGCTTCATCGCATGGTTCTGGGGCTCTGCTTCAGCACGGGGATGCGCCTCTTTGCTGTCGGCGACGTTGACCAGTCCATCTATGGATTCACTGGTGCGCATCCAGAGCTCTTGCAGCAAATTTCCGAGAGACGTGATGTTCAAACTGTGAGGCTTCGCTTCAACTACCGATGCGGGGCACGGATCGTGACCGCTTCAGAGTATGCACTGGGCGAAGAGAGAGGCTATCAGGCCCCTGAAGGAGCCGCCCAAGGCACGATTTTCTTCCACCCGCGCCAAGGAAATTACGGGCAGCAGGCCGACTACTTGTTCGCCACTGTATTCCCTCAGATTCTCGATCGGCATCCAGAGATCAAATTGGGCGACATCGCCATCCTGTATCCGGCTGCATGGATCGGCGATAATATCGTCGCCTCGGCACAGCGTTACGGCTTCGGTACGATCCGCGCGGATACGAATGCTCTGTTTCCGCGATCAAGCAAGTTGATGAAATGGCTGGAGATCTGCGCAGTTTGGTGCTGCGGCGGCTGGCGAACGGGTAAGCCTCGCTTCGCTCAGATCCTGAATGAAGGCCGGAGGATTTTCAGCGAGGCGCTGCTCTCTGAGGAGGACAGGCTTGCGTTCCAAAGAAGTCTCACGAGCTTCCTTTGGGTCAACCGCGATGATCAACAGCGGCTCAATACATGGCTACAGGGCGTGGTCGATAGCACCGTTGGTCAATTGCTCGCACGGTGCCGCACAGCATCTGAGGAGGCAGCTGTTCTCAGCGCATTCTTACAGAGGACGGGCCGCGACGGAGACGCCTCTCAAATGAAGCTCGGCGAGTTCGCCGGTGATGGCGAGGGAAGCGAACGCATCAATCTGTCAACGCTGCATAGCTCAAAAGGGCGGGAGTTCAAGATCGTAATTCTCTTTGCGATGGACGATGGACGGATTCCGCGACAAAACGCGGGTCCTGCCGAACAGCGTGAAGCCCGCAGACTCTTCTACGTCGGGTTCACGCGGCCGAAAGAGGAGCTACACATCATTTATACGGCAGCTAGGCCTTCACTGTTTGTTGTTGAGGTCGAAAGGAGAATTCGGGACGATCTATGA